A window of the Phalacrocorax aristotelis chromosome 9, bGulAri2.1, whole genome shotgun sequence genome harbors these coding sequences:
- the TNFAIP2 gene encoding tumor necrosis factor alpha-induced protein 2 isoform X2, with protein sequence MMKMLPFFQSGPIGIRNGSEGCIGANRQLEDPLTSVAEQVPACPEPSGEDIWSRDQEKMSERPEAACRPSRASSITSNGSCTSAGDSPEKGKKGIKGILTSALKKMKKSKPPSVKQVIDLLEEQKLFDAAQHLIVLEKSLSSKSEEGLNASQQDIESLYEVLKHKVFSILKDSLLLAKTNPELLQQAIEALKEQEKEDQNYMSENPPDQSMQFRPRKWKELWMATVKESVETRMKDTSHTPRTENLSTVGQNLLHMGKTMREDLTVVVKYMKQLYPPEFNVFSTYAELYHNYFASQATKNAESHLEDKDIYLLLSWVHSIYPKDMRKEHVLAEELEKLKLGSLLPSSLSKELERKYLDSEEATIKNSLSKCLDKEIQRWKEDKEPEKLNGHFQSELLAIFVIQSIYSGQKRAKDISTAVGEELSHRLSKELPAFLKSYKDAFEDFKEKSKKHRYYKPILIANINNCWNFRDYTEKNMAEKDDNKASILSTLSDIENSGFDVLLQQLFVQLKPIYKKFTENKWDSSNEIMNEIINTTSKHISDFRTLKDPFYHAIVEKIHARLVKEYIVRLLKRKVCLKTPAQQQNLAQHISRNAADLEAFCTSNGSQATWLNSALPKLAEIIRLQDLGAIKIEVATLATTYPDIRKRHLEAFLHIKANLSRGELKSILGYLADSTASTPPVVPLFSNINVS encoded by the exons ATGATGAAAATGTTACCTTTTTTCCAAAGCGGTCCTATTGGAATACGCAATGGATCAGAGGGTTGCATTGGTGCAAACAGGCAGCTTGAAGACCCTTTGACATCAGTAGCTGAGCAAGTCCCTGCCTGTCCTGAACCTTCTGGAGAGGACATCTGGTCCAGGGACCAGGAGAAGATGAGTGAAAGGCCAGAGGCGGCCTGCAGACCCTCACGCGCATCTTCCATCACAAGCAATGGGAGCTGCACCTCTGCTGGGGACAGTcctgaaaaagggaagaaaggaataaagGGAATCCTTACAAGTGCTCttaagaagatgaaaaagagcAAGCCACCCAGTG TCAAACAAGTCATTGATCTGCTTGAAGAGCAAAAGCTTTTTGATGCCGCTCAGCATCTAATTGTCCTGGAGAAGAGCCTGTCTAGCAAAAGTGAGGAGGGACTGAACGCCAGCCAGCAAGACATCGAGTCCCTCTACGAAGTTCTGAAGCACAAAGTCTTCAGCATCTTGAAAGACTCCCTATTGCTagcaaaaacaaacccagaactGCTGCAGCAGGCAATAGAGGCACTGaaggagcaggagaaagaagATCAGAACTACATGTCGGAGAATCCACCTGACCAAAGCATGCAATTTAGACCTAGAAAATGGAAAGAGCTTTGGATGGCTACAGTAAAGGAGTCAGTAGAGACTCGAATGAAAGACACAAGCCATACTCCTAGAACTGAGAACCTCTCTACAGTTGGTCAGAACCTCCTGCACATGGGGAAGACAATGAGAGAAGATTTGACAGTAGTTGTAAAGTACATGAAACAGCTTTATCCTCCTGAGTTTAATGTGTTCAGCACATATGCAGAACTCTACCACAATTATTTTGCCTCCCAGGCAACAAAAAATGCTGAGTCTCATCTGGAAGACAAGGATATTTACCTCCTCCTCTCATGGGTGCACAGCATTTATCCAAA AGATATGAGAAAAGAACATGTTTTAGCAGAAGAGTTGGAAAAACTTAAGCTTGGAAGCCTTTTGCCATCAAGTCTGAGCAAAGAGCTTGAAAGGAAATACCTTGACAGCGAAGAG GCTACTATCAAAAATTCACTCAGCAAATGTTTAGATAAAGAAATCCAAAGAtggaaagaagacaaagaacCAGAGAAACTAAATGGACATTTTCAGAGTGAACTACTAGCAATATTTGTTATCCAG agTATCTACAGCGGCCAGAAGCGAGCCAAGGACATCAGCACGGCAGTGGGTGAGGAGCTGTCGCATCGCCTGTCAAAGgagctgcctgccttcctgaAAAG CTACAAGGATGCTTTTGAAGACTTtaaggagaaaagcaagaagcacAGATACTACAAGCCTATACTGATTGCAAATATTAACAACTGCTGGAATTTTAG AGActacacagagaaaaacatggcagaaaaggatgacaataAAGCCAGTATCCTCAGTACACTCAGCGACATTGAAAACAGCGGCTTTGATGTGCTGCTTCAACAACTGTTTGTCCAGCTGAAG ccAATTTATAAGAAGTTTACAGAAAATAAGTGGGACTCCAGCAATGAAATTATGAACGAGATCATTAACACCACCAGCAAACATATTTCAGACTTCCGGACCCTAAAGGACCCTTTCTACCAT GCTATTGTCGAGAAGATCCATGCCCGTTTGGTTAAAGAGTACATCGTGAGGCTGCTGAAGAGGAAAGTCTGCCTGAAAACTCCAGCACAACAGCAAAATCTGGCCCAACACATCTCCAGGAACGCTGCCGACCTGGAAGCCTTCTGCACCAGCAAT GGTTCTCAAGCCACGTGGCTGAATTCAGCGCTCCCCAAACTGGCTGAAATAATCCGACTTCAGGATTTAGGTGCTATTAAAATTGAAGTTGCAACACTTGCCACAACATACCCAGATATCCG CAAAAGGCACCTGGAAGCGTTCCTGCACATCAAAGCCAATTTGTCACGTGGTGAACTCAAAAGCATCCTGGGCTACTTGGCAGACAGCACAGCATCCACGCCACCCGTGGTCCCGCTCTTCTCCAACATAAACGTGTCCTAG
- the TNFAIP2 gene encoding tumor necrosis factor alpha-induced protein 2 isoform X1, with the protein MRAPLGPANPLPRALHRRRGFLASLWLEPIFGGEAQPEFPSPRAPRAAGSPPPRPPLIAGLPRGPAASAARRPASPPGAAAHGPIGIRNGSEGCIGANRQLEDPLTSVAEQVPACPEPSGEDIWSRDQEKMSERPEAACRPSRASSITSNGSCTSAGDSPEKGKKGIKGILTSALKKMKKSKPPSVKQVIDLLEEQKLFDAAQHLIVLEKSLSSKSEEGLNASQQDIESLYEVLKHKVFSILKDSLLLAKTNPELLQQAIEALKEQEKEDQNYMSENPPDQSMQFRPRKWKELWMATVKESVETRMKDTSHTPRTENLSTVGQNLLHMGKTMREDLTVVVKYMKQLYPPEFNVFSTYAELYHNYFASQATKNAESHLEDKDIYLLLSWVHSIYPKDMRKEHVLAEELEKLKLGSLLPSSLSKELERKYLDSEEATIKNSLSKCLDKEIQRWKEDKEPEKLNGHFQSELLAIFVIQSIYSGQKRAKDISTAVGEELSHRLSKELPAFLKSYKDAFEDFKEKSKKHRYYKPILIANINNCWNFRDYTEKNMAEKDDNKASILSTLSDIENSGFDVLLQQLFVQLKPIYKKFTENKWDSSNEIMNEIINTTSKHISDFRTLKDPFYHAIVEKIHARLVKEYIVRLLKRKVCLKTPAQQQNLAQHISRNAADLEAFCTSNGSQATWLNSALPKLAEIIRLQDLGAIKIEVATLATTYPDIRKRHLEAFLHIKANLSRGELKSILGYLADSTASTPPVVPLFSNINVS; encoded by the exons ATGCGGGCACCACTGGGACCAGCCAACCCCCTTCCGCGGGCACTTCACCGTCGGAGGGGATTTCTCGCTTCCCTTTGGCTTGAACCCATCTTCGGAGGGGAGGCGCAGCCGGAGTTTCCCAGCCCCCGGGCTCCCCGCGCCGCCGGgtccccgcccccgcgccctCCCCTTATAGCCGGGCTGCCCCGGGGCCCCGCAGccagcgccgcccgccgccccgccagCCCGCCCGGAGCCGCCGCACA CGGTCCTATTGGAATACGCAATGGATCAGAGGGTTGCATTGGTGCAAACAGGCAGCTTGAAGACCCTTTGACATCAGTAGCTGAGCAAGTCCCTGCCTGTCCTGAACCTTCTGGAGAGGACATCTGGTCCAGGGACCAGGAGAAGATGAGTGAAAGGCCAGAGGCGGCCTGCAGACCCTCACGCGCATCTTCCATCACAAGCAATGGGAGCTGCACCTCTGCTGGGGACAGTcctgaaaaagggaagaaaggaataaagGGAATCCTTACAAGTGCTCttaagaagatgaaaaagagcAAGCCACCCAGTG TCAAACAAGTCATTGATCTGCTTGAAGAGCAAAAGCTTTTTGATGCCGCTCAGCATCTAATTGTCCTGGAGAAGAGCCTGTCTAGCAAAAGTGAGGAGGGACTGAACGCCAGCCAGCAAGACATCGAGTCCCTCTACGAAGTTCTGAAGCACAAAGTCTTCAGCATCTTGAAAGACTCCCTATTGCTagcaaaaacaaacccagaactGCTGCAGCAGGCAATAGAGGCACTGaaggagcaggagaaagaagATCAGAACTACATGTCGGAGAATCCACCTGACCAAAGCATGCAATTTAGACCTAGAAAATGGAAAGAGCTTTGGATGGCTACAGTAAAGGAGTCAGTAGAGACTCGAATGAAAGACACAAGCCATACTCCTAGAACTGAGAACCTCTCTACAGTTGGTCAGAACCTCCTGCACATGGGGAAGACAATGAGAGAAGATTTGACAGTAGTTGTAAAGTACATGAAACAGCTTTATCCTCCTGAGTTTAATGTGTTCAGCACATATGCAGAACTCTACCACAATTATTTTGCCTCCCAGGCAACAAAAAATGCTGAGTCTCATCTGGAAGACAAGGATATTTACCTCCTCCTCTCATGGGTGCACAGCATTTATCCAAA AGATATGAGAAAAGAACATGTTTTAGCAGAAGAGTTGGAAAAACTTAAGCTTGGAAGCCTTTTGCCATCAAGTCTGAGCAAAGAGCTTGAAAGGAAATACCTTGACAGCGAAGAG GCTACTATCAAAAATTCACTCAGCAAATGTTTAGATAAAGAAATCCAAAGAtggaaagaagacaaagaacCAGAGAAACTAAATGGACATTTTCAGAGTGAACTACTAGCAATATTTGTTATCCAG agTATCTACAGCGGCCAGAAGCGAGCCAAGGACATCAGCACGGCAGTGGGTGAGGAGCTGTCGCATCGCCTGTCAAAGgagctgcctgccttcctgaAAAG CTACAAGGATGCTTTTGAAGACTTtaaggagaaaagcaagaagcacAGATACTACAAGCCTATACTGATTGCAAATATTAACAACTGCTGGAATTTTAG AGActacacagagaaaaacatggcagaaaaggatgacaataAAGCCAGTATCCTCAGTACACTCAGCGACATTGAAAACAGCGGCTTTGATGTGCTGCTTCAACAACTGTTTGTCCAGCTGAAG ccAATTTATAAGAAGTTTACAGAAAATAAGTGGGACTCCAGCAATGAAATTATGAACGAGATCATTAACACCACCAGCAAACATATTTCAGACTTCCGGACCCTAAAGGACCCTTTCTACCAT GCTATTGTCGAGAAGATCCATGCCCGTTTGGTTAAAGAGTACATCGTGAGGCTGCTGAAGAGGAAAGTCTGCCTGAAAACTCCAGCACAACAGCAAAATCTGGCCCAACACATCTCCAGGAACGCTGCCGACCTGGAAGCCTTCTGCACCAGCAAT GGTTCTCAAGCCACGTGGCTGAATTCAGCGCTCCCCAAACTGGCTGAAATAATCCGACTTCAGGATTTAGGTGCTATTAAAATTGAAGTTGCAACACTTGCCACAACATACCCAGATATCCG CAAAAGGCACCTGGAAGCGTTCCTGCACATCAAAGCCAATTTGTCACGTGGTGAACTCAAAAGCATCCTGGGCTACTTGGCAGACAGCACAGCATCCACGCCACCCGTGGTCCCGCTCTTCTCCAACATAAACGTGTCCTAG